Genomic window (Actinomycetes bacterium):
GCCTCGAACGAGTCGGTCGCGTTGAGCCGTACCACCTGCACGTCCCTGCCCCCGACCAAGCCCAGGGCTTCCAGGACGTGCACGGCGTTCACCTCGGTGCCCGAGCCCTTGGACCCGACCGAGATCCGCCGGCTCCTGAGATCGGCCACCGACCGGATGCCCCGCTCGGGCAGGGTCACGAGCTGGACGTAGCTGCTGTAGAGGTTGGCGAGGACCCGGAGGTCGGTGATCGGCTGCTCGAACTCGCCGTGTCCCTGGAGGGCGTCGGCAGCGACGGTCGACTGGACGATGCCGACCGCGTTCGGGTCCTTGGCGACCAGCCGGGTGTTCTCGGGTGACCCGTTCGACGGCTTGATGACCGGGTCGTAGCCGTCGAGGGACGACCGGAACACGGCCTGCATGGCGTTGCCGTACGACAGGAACGTGGTCCCTTTCTGCCCGGAGCCGATGACGAGGGGCCGGCTCGACTTGTCCGCCTCGCGCCCGCAGGCGGCCAGGGTGGCGGTGAGGATGAGGACGACCAGCACGAGGTGTGGCTTCCTGGGGCGCATGGCGACCTCTTCGAGTGCGTCTGGCCTGGCGGCCGTGACCGGAGGGAGGTAGTGGCGGGGAGGAGCCGCGGAGTTCGCCGCGAAGTATGCATCCCGGTCGCGCTGTTGACCAACGCAGGGCGAGATGTCCGGTTCGGATTTGCGAGGCTTATCACGATGCTTGCGCTGCGTACTTTCAGCGATTTAGCGTAGCCAAGCTGTCCGACACAAACGGACGACTAGCGTAAAAGTGGCGAACCGTCGCCGCAGCTCTCCTGTCTCACCTACGGCTCTGGTCACGCCGGGCGACTCGGCCCATCCGGCGATCGCACGGTGGCATCGGCAAAAGAGGCCAGAACCTCCCCTTTTTGTCCTGACGCGTAAGGAAGCGCCCATGCTGCGGACTGCGCCGATCCGTTCGAAGGTCATCGCGATCCTCGCCTTGCCCCTCGCGGGCCTGATCGCCCTCGCCGCAACCGGCATCGGGAGCAGCCTTGCGCGCGGCGCCGAGGCCCACCGTGTCAACGACCTGGCCCAACTCGCGGTCCGGGGCAACACACTGGTCCACGAGCTCCAGGCCGAGCGCACCCTGAGCAGCGGCTGGGTCTCGGCGCGAGCGAACCGGGCCGCTGTCCCCCGCGACGGGATGGTCACCCAGCGGATTGTGGTTGACCGGACGGTCGCGGCGCTCGGCGACTTCGCCGCCGGGCTGGATGCCGACGGCTACGACCCCAAGCTGCGCCAGGCCCTCGACCGGGCGCTCAAGGAGCTGGACGGGCTCGCCGTCTACCGCCGGACGATCGACACCAACAGCAGCCCCGCCTTCACCGCCGACGCGGTCGAGAACGCATACAGCGGGACCCTGTCAACCCTCCTCGACCTCAACGCCAACATCGCCGTGGGCACCGATGACGAGGCGCTGTTCCGGTCGGTCACCGCCTTCGTCGCGCTCTCGCACGTCAAGGACGCCATCGACCTCGAACGCGGCTTCCAGGTCTCCGGGCTGCTCGGCAGCGACTCGGGGCGGCAGCGCTTCAAGCGCTTCATCTCGTTCGTCGACCAGCGCGAGACCTGGCTCGCGCAGCTCAAGGCCAGTGCCACGCCGGACCAGTTCGCCCGCTACCAGCGCGTCGCCAGCGGCCCCGAGGTCGACCGGTCCGTCACGATCGAGCAGGCCGCGCTGAGCGGCAGCACGACGGAGCTGAGAGCGGTGGGCACCGGGGAACGGCTGGACCGCATCTGGTTTGCGGCCATGACCGAACGGGTCGCGAAGCTCCGTCGGGTCGAGCGCGAGTTCGCCGCCGATCTGGTCAGAACAAGCCGTTCGGTCGCGGCCTCGGCCAACCGCCAGACCCTGCTCTGGCTGGCCGGGACGGTCGCCCTGCTGCTGGTCACCGCCCTGCTCTCGCTGTTCATTGCCCGCTCGCTCGTCAACCCCCTGCGCAAGCTCCAGGACGCCGCCGAGGACGTCGCCCGGCGCGAGCTCCCCGAGGCGGTGGAGCGCATCCAGAGCCTCCGGGACCCCGACCAGGCCGACGTGGCGATCCGCGGGCAGGCGTCGCCGTTCGACGCCTCGGCGCAGGACGAGATCAGCCGGGTGGCGCGGTCGTTCAACGCTGTCCACGAGGTCGCCATCAAGGTCGCCGCGGAGCAGGCCGGGCTGCGCCGATCGATCGCGGACACCTTCCAGAACCTGGCGCAGCGCACCCAGGACCTGGTCAGGGGGTCGATGGAGCTGGTCGACGAGCTCGAGC
Coding sequences:
- a CDS encoding TAXI family TRAP transporter solute-binding subunit — its product is MRPRKPHLVLVVLILTATLAACGREADKSSRPLVIGSGQKGTTFLSYGNAMQAVFRSSLDGYDPVIKPSNGSPENTRLVAKDPNAVGIVQSTVAADALQGHGEFEQPITDLRVLANLYSSYVQLVTLPERGIRSVADLRSRRISVGSKGSGTEVNAVHVLEALGLVGGRDVQVVRLNATDSFEALRRGEIDAMFRSDGVPAPGIAKLAEQRRIVLVPLDELVRPLQQRHGGQTYIAGTIPADTYAGMSTATATLAAPNLLVVNRAMDPDLAYQLTKALFEKRAQLVGMEREAGHLDELGAQEVAPLELHPGAARYYDELLR
- a CDS encoding nitrate- and nitrite sensing domain-containing protein, with amino-acid sequence MLRTAPIRSKVIAILALPLAGLIALAATGIGSSLARGAEAHRVNDLAQLAVRGNTLVHELQAERTLSSGWVSARANRAAVPRDGMVTQRIVVDRTVAALGDFAAGLDADGYDPKLRQALDRALKELDGLAVYRRTIDTNSSPAFTADAVENAYSGTLSTLLDLNANIAVGTDDEALFRSVTAFVALSHVKDAIDLERGFQVSGLLGSDSGRQRFKRFISFVDQRETWLAQLKASATPDQFARYQRVASGPEVDRSVTIEQAALSGSTTELRAVGTGERLDRIWFAAMTERVAKLRRVEREFAADLVRTSRSVAASANRQTLLWLAGTVALLLVTALLSLFIARSLVNPLRKLQDAAEDVARRELPEAVERIQSLRDPDQADVAIRGQASPFDASAQDEISRVARSFNAVHEVAIKVAAEQAGLRRSIADTFQNLAQRTQDLVRGSMELVDELEQDETRPNTLDRLFRLDHLITRMRRNAENLIVLAGAELPTRWDEPVPLDVVIRSAVAEVQDYQRVQPLPMGELQVVGPVCVDVIHLFAELIENGTMFSAPGTKVTVAGLPITYGHVVEIEDQGVGMPDEELARANRELADPPAIDFALSRRIGLHVVARLAKRHGIRVQLRHSWYGGVAALVLLPNDILVRPPGTSALPEPGWPARHLAGQYAGRGGLAVLESPQAWSDQPVDQAHVPLRRHVGTDDLRLPRHEAARPGGPAPNGDADVDGAPSGEPVPGAGPPLRNGLPHRIPRAAPAPEPGSGPTRTAGLRAAGDATAPARPRDPRDVSRMLSSFRQGVERGRVAQGQQPDSPGSPDGAPQPPDQGSGLRWRSDDVAPPERPAP